Proteins found in one Serinicoccus marinus DSM 15273 genomic segment:
- the rplF gene encoding 50S ribosomal protein L6, producing MSRIGRLPVTVPSGVDVAIDGSTVTVKGPKGQLALDVVEPIAVAAGEDGSIEVTRPDDERDSRSRHGLTRSLIANMVEGVTNGYTKKLEIHGTGYRVVAKGSDLEFALGYSHPILIKAPEGITFQVENPTRFSVTGIDKQQVGEVAANIRKLRRPDPYKGKGVRYEGERIRRKVGKAGK from the coding sequence ATGTCTCGAATCGGACGACTGCCCGTCACCGTCCCCTCCGGTGTCGACGTGGCCATCGACGGCTCGACCGTCACCGTCAAGGGCCCCAAGGGTCAGCTCGCGCTCGACGTCGTCGAGCCGATCGCGGTGGCCGCCGGCGAGGACGGCAGCATCGAGGTGACCCGACCGGACGACGAGCGTGACTCGCGGTCCCGGCACGGCCTCACGCGCAGCCTCATCGCCAACATGGTCGAGGGCGTGACCAACGGCTACACCAAGAAGCTGGAGATCCACGGCACGGGGTACCGCGTGGTGGCCAAGGGCAGCGACCTGGAGTTCGCGCTCGGCTACAGCCACCCCATCCTCATCAAGGCCCCGGAGGGCATCACCTTCCAGGTCGAGAACCCCACCCGGTTCTCGGTCACGGGCATCGACAAGCAGCAGGTCGGCGAGGTCGCCGCGAACATCCGCAAGCTGCGCCGCCCCGACCCCTACAAGGGCAAGGGCGTGCGCTACGAGGGTGAGCGCATCCGCCGCAAGGTCGGAAAGGCTGGTAAGTAA
- the rpsH gene encoding 30S ribosomal protein S8, with protein sequence MTMTDPIADMLTRIRNANSAHKDQVSMPYSKLKSTIAEILKAEGYIASWSSAEAEVGSTLIIDLKYGPNRERSIAGVRRVSKPGLRVYAKSTNLPRVLGGLGVAIISTSSGLLTDRQAAEKGVGGEVLAYVW encoded by the coding sequence ATGACCATGACCGACCCGATCGCGGACATGCTGACCCGGATCCGGAACGCCAACTCGGCGCACAAGGACCAGGTCTCCATGCCGTACTCCAAGCTGAAGTCCACCATTGCCGAGATCCTCAAGGCCGAGGGCTACATCGCCTCCTGGTCCTCTGCGGAGGCCGAGGTGGGCAGCACGCTGATCATCGACCTCAAGTACGGCCCCAACCGGGAGCGCTCCATCGCGGGTGTGCGCCGTGTGTCCAAGCCGGGCCTGCGCGTCTACGCGAAGTCCACCAACCTGCCCCGGGTGCTGGGCGGCCTGGGCGTGGCCATCATCTCCACGTCCTCGGGCCTGCTCACCGACCGCCAGGCGGCCGAGAAGGGCGTCGGCGGCGAAGTGCTCGCCTACGTCTGGTGA
- a CDS encoding type Z 30S ribosomal protein S14, translated as MAKTALINKANRKPKFAVRAYTRCQRCGRPHSVYRKFGLCRICLREMAHRGELPGVTKSSW; from the coding sequence ATGGCCAAGACCGCGCTGATCAACAAGGCCAACCGCAAGCCGAAGTTCGCGGTGCGCGCCTACACCCGCTGCCAGCGGTGCGGCCGTCCGCACTCGGTCTACCGCAAGTTCGGCCTGTGCCGGATCTGCCTGCGCGAGATGGCGCACCGGGGCGAGCTGCCCGGCGTGACCAAGTCGAGCTGGTGA
- the rplE gene encoding 50S ribosomal protein L5 yields the protein MTDTITDNATEQDAPSAAPAPRMKGRYREDIVPAMTEQFGYANPMQVPGLVKITVNMGVGEAARDSKLIEGAIRDLATITGQKPSVTKARKSIAQFKLREGMPIGAHVTLRGDRMWEFLDRLLALALPRIRDFRGLSPRQFDGNGNYTFGLNEQSMFHEIDQDKIDRVRGMDITVVTTAKTDDEGRALLKHLGFPFKEN from the coding sequence ATGACTGACACGATCACCGACAACGCGACAGAGCAGGACGCTCCGAGCGCCGCCCCCGCGCCGCGCATGAAGGGCCGCTACCGCGAGGACATCGTCCCCGCGATGACCGAGCAGTTCGGCTACGCCAACCCCATGCAGGTGCCCGGGCTGGTCAAGATCACGGTCAACATGGGTGTCGGCGAGGCCGCTCGCGACAGCAAGCTCATCGAGGGCGCCATCCGCGACCTGGCCACCATCACCGGTCAGAAGCCGTCGGTCACGAAGGCCCGCAAGTCGATCGCGCAGTTCAAGCTGCGCGAGGGTATGCCGATCGGTGCGCACGTGACGCTGCGCGGCGACCGCATGTGGGAGTTCCTCGACCGTCTGCTCGCGCTGGCCCTGCCGCGCATCCGCGACTTCCGCGGTCTGTCCCCGCGCCAGTTCGACGGCAACGGCAACTACACCTTCGGCCTCAACGAGCAGTCCATGTTCCACGAGATCGACCAGGACAAGATCGACCGCGTCCGAGGCATGGACATCACGGTCGTGACCACCGCCAAGACCGACGACGAGGGCCGGGCGCTGCTGAAGCACCTGGGCTTCCCGTTCAAGGAGAACTGA
- the rplX gene encoding 50S ribosomal protein L24 — protein MAKMKIKKNDLVQVIAGKDKGLQGRVIAVHTDTDRVLVEGVNRITKHTRAGGQRGVNTGGIQVQEAPIHVSNVMVVDPETKTPTRIRTRVETVDRDGRDKTVRTRVAVRSGKDL, from the coding sequence ATGGCGAAGATGAAGATCAAGAAGAACGACCTGGTGCAGGTCATCGCCGGCAAGGACAAGGGCCTGCAGGGCCGCGTCATCGCCGTGCACACCGACACCGACCGCGTGCTGGTCGAGGGCGTCAACCGCATCACCAAGCACACCCGTGCCGGTGGGCAGCGGGGCGTCAACACCGGTGGCATCCAGGTCCAGGAGGCCCCCATCCACGTGTCCAACGTGATGGTGGTCGACCCGGAGACCAAGACGCCGACCCGGATCCGGACGCGCGTCGAGACGGTGGACCGCGATGGCCGCGACAAGACGGTGCGCACCCGCGTGGCGGTGCGCTCGGGTAAGGACCTGTGA
- the rplN gene encoding 50S ribosomal protein L14, with amino-acid sequence MIQQESRLRVADNTGAKELLCIRVLGGSGRRYAGIGDTIVATVKDAIPGGNVKKGDVVKAVIVRTRKERRRPDGSYIRFDENAAVILKNDGDPRGTRIFGPVGRELRDKRFMRIVSLAPEVI; translated from the coding sequence GTGATCCAGCAGGAGTCGCGACTGCGCGTCGCCGACAACACCGGTGCCAAGGAGCTCCTGTGCATCCGTGTGCTCGGTGGCTCCGGCCGCCGCTACGCGGGCATCGGGGACACCATCGTGGCCACGGTGAAGGACGCCATCCCCGGCGGCAACGTCAAGAAGGGCGACGTCGTCAAGGCGGTCATCGTGCGCACCCGCAAGGAGCGTCGGCGCCCCGACGGCAGCTACATCCGTTTCGACGAGAACGCCGCGGTCATCCTCAAGAACGACGGTGACCCCCGCGGTACCCGCATCTTCGGCCCGGTGGGCCGTGAGTTGCGCGACAAGCGATTCATGCGGATCGTCTCGCTCGCGCCGGAGGTGATCTGA
- the rpsQ gene encoding 30S ribosomal protein S17 codes for MSESTQTQAEETAATAVEAHEPSESSLGHGGDRNYRKVRQGYVVSDKMDKTIVVVEDRVKHGLYGKVLRTTNKVKAHDADNTAGIGDRVLIMETRPLSATKRWRLVEILEKAK; via the coding sequence ATGAGCGAGAGCACCCAGACCCAGGCCGAGGAGACCGCGGCGACCGCGGTCGAGGCGCACGAGCCGAGCGAGAGCTCGCTTGGGCACGGCGGTGACCGCAACTACCGCAAGGTGCGGCAGGGCTACGTCGTCAGCGACAAGATGGACAAGACGATCGTCGTGGTCGAGGACCGCGTGAAGCACGGTCTCTACGGCAAGGTCCTGCGGACGACCAACAAGGTCAAGGCCCATGACGCGGACAACACCGCCGGGATCGGCGACCGCGTCCTCATCATGGAGACCCGCCCCCTGTCGGCCACCAAGCGCTGGCGCCTGGTGGAGATCCTGGAGAAGGCCAAGTAA
- the rpmC gene encoding 50S ribosomal protein L29, which yields MAVGSANLTPEQLRGLEDGPLADALAEAKKELFNLRFQSATGQLESHGRLRAVRKDIARIYTEMRERELGIGRESDENEKVG from the coding sequence ATGGCTGTCGGTTCTGCGAACCTGACCCCCGAGCAGCTGCGCGGCCTGGAGGACGGCCCGCTGGCCGACGCTCTGGCCGAGGCCAAGAAGGAGCTGTTCAACCTGCGATTCCAGTCCGCCACCGGGCAGCTGGAGAGCCACGGCCGGCTGCGCGCCGTCCGCAAGGACATCGCGCGCATCTACACCGAGATGCGCGAGCGCGAGCTCGGCATCGGCCGTGAGTCCGACGAGAACGAGAAGGTGGGCTGA
- the rplP gene encoding 50S ribosomal protein L16, whose amino-acid sequence MLIPRRVKHRKQHRPGRSGMAKGGTQLAFGDYGIQALAPAYVTNRQIESARIAMTRYIKRGGKVWINIYPDRPLTKKPAETRMGSGKGSPEWWVANVKPGRVMFELSGVSEDVAREALRLAMHKLPMKTRFVSREGGDI is encoded by the coding sequence ATGTTGATCCCCCGTCGCGTCAAGCACCGCAAGCAGCACCGCCCCGGCCGCTCCGGCATGGCCAAGGGTGGCACCCAGCTCGCGTTCGGTGACTACGGCATCCAGGCGCTCGCGCCGGCCTACGTCACCAACCGGCAGATCGAGTCCGCTCGTATCGCCATGACCCGCTACATCAAGCGAGGCGGCAAGGTGTGGATCAACATCTACCCGGACCGTCCGCTGACCAAGAAGCCCGCCGAGACCCGCATGGGTTCGGGCAAGGGCTCGCCCGAGTGGTGGGTGGCCAACGTCAAGCCCGGCCGCGTCATGTTCGAGCTGTCCGGTGTGTCCGAGGACGTCGCCCGCGAGGCGCTCCGTCTGGCGATGCACAAGCTGCCCATGAAGACCCGCTTCGTCTCCCGTGAGGGTGGTGACATCTGA
- the rpsC gene encoding 30S ribosomal protein S3: MGQKINPNGYRLGITTDHRSRWFADSTKEGQRYRDYVKEDVAIRALLSTGMDRAGISKVEIERTRDRVRVDIHTARPGIVIGRRGAEADRLRGALEKLTGKQVQLNILEVKNPEVDAQLVAQGIAEQLAARVTFRRAMRKGMQSALRAGAKGIRIQCSGRLGGAEMSRSEFYREGRVPLHTLRANIDYGLYEAKTTFGRIGVKVWIYKGDLTAKELAREEAQAPSGRGDRRGGRGGRGGAGGERRGRAPRRDEASSAETGAAAPASAPAESAQAAPATTEGGQS, encoded by the coding sequence ATGGGGCAGAAGATCAACCCGAACGGCTACCGCCTGGGCATCACGACCGACCACCGCAGCCGCTGGTTCGCCGACTCCACCAAGGAGGGTCAGCGCTACCGCGACTACGTGAAGGAAGACGTCGCGATCCGTGCGCTGCTGTCGACCGGCATGGACCGGGCCGGCATCTCCAAGGTCGAGATCGAGCGCACCCGGGACCGCGTCCGCGTGGACATCCACACCGCCCGCCCCGGCATCGTCATCGGTCGCCGCGGCGCCGAGGCCGACCGCCTGCGCGGTGCGCTGGAGAAGCTCACCGGGAAGCAGGTGCAGCTCAACATCCTCGAGGTGAAGAACCCGGAGGTGGACGCGCAGCTGGTCGCCCAGGGCATCGCCGAGCAGCTCGCCGCTCGCGTGACCTTCCGTCGCGCGATGCGCAAGGGTATGCAGTCGGCGCTGCGGGCCGGTGCCAAGGGCATCCGGATCCAGTGCTCCGGCCGTCTCGGCGGCGCCGAGATGTCCCGGTCGGAGTTCTACCGCGAGGGCCGGGTGCCGCTGCACACGCTCCGGGCGAACATCGACTACGGCCTCTACGAGGCCAAGACGACCTTCGGGCGCATCGGCGTCAAGGTCTGGATCTACAAGGGCGACCTGACCGCCAAGGAGCTCGCGCGCGAGGAGGCCCAGGCCCCCAGCGGTCGCGGTGACCGCCGCGGTGGCCGAGGCGGCCGTGGCGGAGCCGGCGGCGAGCGTCGCGGCCGCGCCCCGCGCCGGGACGAGGCGAGCAGCGCCGAGACCGGTGCCGCGGCTCCTGCGAGCGCGCCGGCCGAGTCGGCGCAGGCCGCCCCCGCCACCACCGAGGGAGGGCAGTCCTGA
- the rpsS gene encoding 30S ribosomal protein S19 — MPRSLKKGPFVDGHLTKKVDAQNEAGTKNVIKTWSRRSMITPDMLGHTLAVHDGRKHVPVFVTESMVGHKLGEFAPTRTFKGHEKDDRKGRRR; from the coding sequence ATGCCTCGCAGCCTGAAGAAGGGCCCGTTCGTCGACGGCCACCTCACCAAGAAGGTGGACGCGCAGAACGAGGCCGGAACCAAGAACGTCATCAAGACCTGGTCCCGCCGGTCGATGATCACCCCCGACATGCTCGGCCACACCCTCGCGGTCCACGACGGCCGCAAGCACGTCCCGGTCTTCGTGACCGAGTCGATGGTCGGTCACAAGCTCGGTGAGTTCGCTCCGACCCGCACGTTCAAGGGTCACGAGAAGGACGACAGGAAGGGTCGCCGGCGATGA
- the rplB gene encoding 50S ribosomal protein L2, with the protein MAIRKYKPTTPGRRGSSVADFVEVTRSTPEKSLVKPLSKTGGRNTSGRITTRHIGGGHKRAYRVIDFRRADKDGVNAKVAHIEYDPNRTARIALLHYTDGEKRYIIAPNRLKQGDTVENGPSADIKPGNNLPLRNIPVGTVIHAIELRPGGGGKIARSAGARVQLVAKEGSMAQLRMPSGEIRNVDARCRATIGEVGNAEQSNISWGKAGRMRWKGKRPTVRGVVMNPVDHPHGGGEGRTSGGRHPVSPWGQPEGRTRKPNKPSDKLIVRRRRTGKKR; encoded by the coding sequence ATGGCTATTCGCAAGTACAAGCCGACGACGCCGGGCCGCCGTGGCTCGAGCGTGGCCGACTTCGTCGAGGTGACCCGCTCCACCCCGGAGAAGTCGCTGGTCAAGCCGCTGTCCAAGACGGGCGGCCGCAACACCTCGGGTCGCATCACGACGCGGCACATCGGTGGTGGCCACAAGCGCGCCTACCGGGTCATCGACTTCCGTCGGGCCGACAAGGACGGCGTGAACGCCAAGGTCGCGCACATCGAGTACGACCCCAACCGCACCGCCCGCATCGCGCTGCTGCACTACACCGACGGCGAGAAGCGCTACATCATCGCGCCGAACCGGCTGAAGCAGGGCGACACGGTCGAGAACGGCCCGTCCGCGGACATCAAGCCCGGCAACAACCTGCCGCTGCGCAACATCCCGGTCGGTACCGTCATCCACGCCATCGAGCTGCGGCCCGGTGGGGGAGGCAAGATCGCCCGCTCCGCCGGCGCCCGCGTGCAGCTGGTCGCCAAGGAGGGCTCGATGGCCCAGCTCCGGATGCCTTCCGGCGAGATCCGCAACGTCGACGCGCGCTGCCGCGCGACGATCGGCGAGGTCGGCAACGCCGAGCAGAGCAACATCAGCTGGGGCAAGGCCGGCCGCATGCGGTGGAAGGGCAAGCGCCCGACCGTCCGCGGTGTCGTCATGAACCCGGTCGACCACCCGCACGGTGGTGGAGAGGGCCGGACCTCCGGTGGCCGCCACCCGGTGAGCCCCTGGGGCCAGCCCGAGGGTCGTACCCGCAAGCCCAACAAGCCCAGCGACAAGCTCATCGTGCGCCGTCGCCGGACCGGCAAGAAGCGCTGA
- the rplW gene encoding 50S ribosomal protein L23, with protein MSTAFSTQKDPRDILLSPVVSEKSYALLDQGKYTFLVDPRANKSEIKKAVESIFDVKVSSVHTMNRQGKARRTRFGMGRRKDTKRAIVTLREGSIDIFGTL; from the coding sequence GTGAGCACTGCATTCAGCACCCAGAAGGACCCGCGGGACATCCTGCTCTCGCCGGTCGTGTCGGAGAAGTCCTACGCGCTGCTCGACCAGGGGAAGTACACCTTCCTGGTCGACCCCCGCGCCAACAAGTCGGAGATCAAGAAGGCCGTCGAGTCGATCTTCGACGTCAAGGTCTCCTCGGTGCACACGATGAACCGCCAGGGCAAGGCCCGCCGCACCCGCTTCGGCATGGGGCGGCGCAAGGACACGAAGCGGGCCATCGTCACGCTCCGTGAGGGCTCCATCGACATCTTCGGCACGCTCTGA
- the rplD gene encoding 50S ribosomal protein L4: protein MTTITITKPAGGDAGTVDLPAELFDVQTNVPLIHQVVVAQLAAARQGTHATKTRGAVRGGGRKPYRQKGTGRARQGSTRAPQFAGGGTVHGPQPRSYAQKTPKKMKAAALRGALSDRARHGRIHVLSALVEGEAPSTKTARTALLALSDRPNFLVVLDRADELGLRSVRNMAEVHVLFVDQLNTYDVLCADDVVFTQAALDTFISGPAATAEETE, encoded by the coding sequence ATGACCACCATCACCATCACCAAGCCCGCAGGCGGTGACGCCGGCACCGTGGACCTGCCCGCCGAGCTCTTCGACGTGCAGACCAACGTGCCGCTCATCCACCAGGTCGTCGTGGCGCAGCTCGCCGCGGCGCGCCAGGGCACCCACGCCACCAAGACCCGCGGCGCCGTCCGCGGCGGTGGCCGCAAGCCCTACCGCCAGAAGGGGACCGGTCGCGCCCGTCAGGGCTCGACCCGGGCGCCGCAGTTCGCCGGCGGTGGCACGGTCCACGGGCCGCAGCCGCGCAGCTACGCCCAGAAGACCCCCAAGAAGATGAAGGCCGCCGCCCTGCGCGGTGCGCTGTCCGACCGGGCGCGGCACGGGCGTATCCACGTCCTGTCCGCCCTCGTCGAGGGGGAGGCCCCGTCGACGAAGACCGCCCGCACGGCGCTGCTGGCGCTCTCGGACCGCCCGAACTTCCTCGTGGTCCTGGACCGCGCGGACGAGCTCGGTCTGCGCAGCGTGCGCAACATGGCCGAGGTCCACGTGCTCTTCGTCGACCAGCTCAACACCTACGACGTGCTGTGCGCCGACGACGTGGTCTTCACCCAGGCGGCCCTGGACACCTTCATCTCCGGCCCCGCCGCGACTGCCGAGGAGACCGAGTGA
- the rplC gene encoding 50S ribosomal protein L3, with translation MATTASTTTRTLKGVLGEKLGMTQVWDAENRLVPVTVIKAGPAVVTQVRNAETDGYDAVQIAFGAIDPRKVTQPLKGHFAKAGVTPRRHVAELRTADAADYELGQEITAEAFEGGQKVDVTGTTKGKGFAGVMKRHGFSGVGASHGAHRNHRKPGSIGGCATPGRVFKGLRMAGRMGGERQTTSNLTVHAVDADKGLLLIKGAVPGPRGGVVLVRTAAKGA, from the coding sequence GACGCGCACCCTCAAGGGCGTCCTCGGCGAGAAGCTCGGCATGACCCAGGTCTGGGACGCCGAGAACCGCCTGGTCCCGGTCACGGTCATCAAGGCCGGTCCGGCCGTCGTCACCCAGGTGCGCAACGCCGAGACCGACGGCTACGACGCGGTCCAGATCGCCTTCGGGGCGATCGACCCGCGCAAGGTGACCCAGCCGCTCAAGGGGCACTTCGCCAAGGCCGGGGTCACCCCCCGCCGGCACGTCGCCGAGCTGCGCACCGCCGACGCCGCCGACTACGAGCTCGGCCAGGAGATCACGGCCGAGGCCTTCGAGGGCGGCCAGAAGGTGGACGTCACCGGCACCACCAAGGGCAAGGGCTTCGCGGGCGTCATGAAGCGTCACGGCTTCTCCGGCGTCGGCGCCTCGCACGGGGCCCACCGCAACCACCGCAAGCCGGGGTCCATCGGTGGCTGCGCCACCCCGGGCCGCGTCTTCAAGGGCCTGCGCATGGCCGGCCGCATGGGCGGCGAGCGCCAGACCACCTCGAACCTGACCGTCCACGCCGTGGACGCGGACAAGGGCCTGCTGCTCATCAAGGGTGCCGTCCCCGGCCCCCGCGGCGGCGTCGTCCTCGTGCGCACGGCCGCGAAGGGTGCGTGA